A stretch of the Vigna radiata var. radiata cultivar VC1973A chromosome 9, Vradiata_ver6, whole genome shotgun sequence genome encodes the following:
- the LOC106773916 gene encoding stem 28 kDa glycoprotein-like: MSMKFVVFFVATFLVASQCYGGSFRSFPLEMPNGYGDGASHDDVRCTSWRLAVEALNILGFETVPEECVASTAAYIEGGQYQSDSKTVNQQLYFFARNLQIQHNHVVIFNIDGTALSNVAYFSQHGYGSEKFNSTLYDEFVNKGDLPALPETLKNYNKLLGLRLKIIFLSERLTDKKAVTEANLRKAGYHTWEKLILKDPSNNQSLSEYKNAERTKLEQQGYIIIANIADQWSSLRGDVKALRIFKLPNPLQFIEY, from the exons ATGAGTATGAAGTTCGTGGTGTTCTTTGTTGCTACATTTTTGGTGGCATCTCAATGCTATGGCGGTTCTTTCCGAAGCTTCCCTCTCGAAATGCCAAACGGTTATGGCGATGGTGCTAGTCACGACGACGTAAGATGCACCAGTTGGAGACTCGCTGTGGAAGCATTAAACATCTTAGGCTTTGAAACAGTTCCTGAAGAGTGCGTGGCGTCTACAGCAGCCTACATCGAAGGAGGACAATACCAATCAGACTCCAAAACCGTTAACCAACAACTTTACTTTTTCGCTAGAAATCTCCAAATCCAACACAACCATGTAGTTATCTTCAACATAGATGGAACCGCACTCTCCAATGTCGCATACTTTTCTCAGCATGGATATGG ATCGGAGAAATTCAATTCCACACTTTATGACGAGTTTGTTAACAAGGGTGATCTACCAGCATTGCCTGAGACTCTTAAGAATTACAACAAACTTCTGGGTCTTAGATTGAAGATTATATTCTTGAGTGAAAGACTGACTGACAAAAAGGCTGTAACTGAAGCCAACTTGAGGAAAGCTGGTTACCACACATGGGAGAAGTTGATTCTCAA ggaccCATCAAACAATCAGAGTTTATCTGAATACAAAAATGCTGAGAGAACGAAGCTGGAGCAGCAGGGTTACATAATCATTGCAAATATTGCAGACCAGTGGAGCAGTTTGAGGGGAGATGTGAAAGCTCTCAGAATCTTTAAGCTGCCTAATCCCCTGCAATTCATTGAGTATTGA